TCGGACAGCGCTAATTTGTCGGCTCTTGAGAATCATGTCATGAACCTCAAAATGTTGGCGGCACTGGATAGAGAGGCTTTACCAAAACCGGGCAAACGTCCTCCCAAGCCAATAGTCCATGGGGCTTCACTCTTTGACGAGTAATTAACTCAGACCACTTATGGTGAGATCAAAGACCTCTTAGATTTAATCTAATCTGACGCTTGGAGATTGAAATATGGATCAACAAACAGAAACAAAAAAAGACCTCGTTACTTATCATAGAGAAGGGGTCCTTGGTTTTATTACTCTTAACCGGCCCGAAAAACGCAACGCGATGAATTTGAGTCTTTGGGAATCGCTTGCTACGGCAATAGCTAAGGCTGAAGCTGACCTGGAGGTTAGGGTCATATTGGTTAAGGGTCAAGGAAAGTCTTTTTGCGCTGGGCTTGACCTGAGTCCGGAAAATGATCTGATTCCAATGATAACAGGCAACCCATCGGCACAGCAGAAAGTGACTTTCTACAAGGTAGTAAGAAGAATCCAGGACTATCACACAAGATTGGAGCGACTGTCCCAACCAACGATTGCCTGTCTTCACGGGCACTGCCTCGGAGCTGGTCTGGAACTTGCCCTATGTTGCGACTTCAGGGTCTGCTCGTCTGAAACGATTTTTGGCCTACCTGAAGCTACCCTGGCTATAATAACAGACGTGGGGGGCCTGCAGCGATTGCCCAAAGTAGTCGGCCAGGGTCATGCCAGAGAAATAGCCTTTCGTGGAAACAGGTTTGACTCTCAGCACGCTCGTGATATCAACCTTGTTAATCATGTCTATCAGGACCAGACGATCATGGAGGCCGAGGCCATGAAAATCGCTGAAGAGATTGCAAGCAACCCTCCCTTGGCGGTTCAGGGCGCAAAAGATGTTTTTCTGTATAACCAGCACGTCCCAATTGACCAGGCGCTTGATTTCAACGCTGCTCGATCATCAATGATAATGCCTTCTGAAGATATCTTTGAGGCTTTCGCCGCATATATGCAGAAGAGAAAAGGAACTTTCAAAGGGGCTTGATCCGGCGCAAAGACCCCAATCTATTAGCCATTAAATCAAACATTTCCATTTCGAGGAGGAAAGATTGATAACCAAACTTTTTGAGCCGATTAAAATTGGACCGGTTGAACTCAAAAATCGAGTCGTAATGACCGCTATGCACCTAAATTATACCCCTAATGGCCTCGTGAGTGATCAGTTCATAAATTTTTACTCAGCAAGAGCGAGAGGTGGCACAGGGCTGATAATAGTGGGTGGAGCTGAGATTAACGATCAGGCGGCCGGAATTGATCTCATGCTTGGAATCAAGGATGATTCATTTGTGCCTGGATTGAAACGTTTTACAGACAAGATTCATGAAGACGGAGCAAAGGTAGCTGTTCAACTGTATATGGCCGGAGCCTACTCATTCTGTAGCCTTAAAGGATTGCCTCTGCTGGCCCCATCTGAATATACGAGCTATTTCACGCGTCAGAAAACCAAGGCCATGACTATTGAGGATATTCGCAGAGTTCAGGACGATTTCGTTAAAGCCGCGAAAAGGGCCGAAAAGGCCGGATTTGACGCCGTTGAGGTCCTTGCGTCAGCCGGATATTTAATCTGTCAGTTTCTGTCTCCAAAGACAAACAAGCGCGAAGATGAATACGGGGGACCACTAGAGAATAGAATGCGGTTCGGTTTGGAAACCATTTCCGCTGTCCGCGACGCCGTGGGAAAGCATACCGCCCTGATAGTCAGAGTCGCAGGCAATGACTTTGTTCCAGGCAGCCACACCAACAAAGAATCCAGAATATTTGCAGCGGAGGCTGAAAAGGCAGGGGCCGACTGCATAAATGTAACCGGTGGATGGCATGAGAGCCGGGTACCCCAGATCACCATGGATCTGCCACAAGCGGGCTTTGTATATCTGGCGGCCGGAATTAAAGAGACAGTTACTGTGCCGGTGGTCGGCTGCAACCGCATCAATGATCCTTTTGTAGCCGAAGAAGTTTTGAAGGAAGGTGTGGCTGATCTTGTGGGCGTAGCCCGCGGTTTGATTGCGGACCCTGAATTTGTGAATAAAACCAGACAGGGGAAAACCGCTGAGATCAGACGCTGTATCGCCTGCAATCAAAGATGTTTTGATCATGTGTTCCTACTCCAGCCGGTCGGCTGCCTGGTAAATCCTCGAGCAGGTAAAGAAGCTTCCACTGAATATGGACCGGCGGCCGCCAAGAAAAAAATATTGGTAGCCGGAGCTGGTCCCGCTGGTTGTGAGTTTGCCGTAACCGCTGCTGAAAGAGGACATAACGTAATATTGCTTGATAAAGAACCGGAAATAGGCGGCCAGGTCAGATGGGCGGCTGAACCAACAGGAAAACACGATTTCCATTATCTTTTTGATTATTATACGGCGCTTCTCCCGAAATATGGTGTGGACGTACGGCTGAACACCGAGGTCACACCTGAACTGGTTTTAAAAGAAAAACCGGACATCGTGGTGGTTGCCACAGGAGCTGTCCCCTTCAAACCACCGATCGAGGCTGTTCAAGCGCCAAATGTTTATCAGGCTTGGGATGCGCTTAGTGGTAATTGTCAAACAGGCAAGGATGTGACGATTGTCGGTGGTGGTTCGGTGGGTTTGGAGACTGCTATCTACCTTGCCACAAAAGGCACAATATCGCCGGAACAATTATATTTTCTAACGCTACACAACGCAGAGACCACTGAGACCCTTAGAGAACTGATGGTGAAGGGGATTAAGAACGTCACGGTTATAGAGATGGCCCGTAAGATGGGCCAGGATGTCGGCGCTTCTACTCGGTGGGTACTAATGAAAGAGCTTGAGATGAGAGGCATCAGGCTAATCACCCAGGCGAAGATGAAGGATATTGGAGAAAATTTTGTAGTTTACACGGACGCTGACGGAAACGATGTGACCATAAAGAGCGATTCCGTTGTCCTGGCCATGGGTTCCAGACCCGAAAACTCCCTGGCTAAGACCTTGGAAGAAGCTGGCTTCAACGTGAAGATAATTGGGGACGCGAAAAGATGTGGCAAGATTGGTAACGCTTTGGATGATGGGTTCGCGTTGGCGTGTGAAATTTAGACTGACTTTTTGCGTTTAAAAAGATTTTTTTCCGAATTCCAACCAGGCATGGCATTGAGAGTATATCACTCTAGCTGGTTGGTTTTGAGGATACAAGGAAATGGACTACTATTTCGGGAGGACAATTAAACCGGATCGGGAGGCCCGAGCTACCTGTTCCCGATGATGTGTAACCCTGCATGCCACGATGGATCCAGTTCCCTCGACAATATTTTCTCTGACAGTTTGTGTTCAGCCACAAAGGAACGCCCCCGGGAAGGCATAACTGTCCACCGTGGGTGTGACCGCATAGCACGAAGTCAGCGCCATACTTATGAGCGTCATCGAGCGTTTCCGGTGAATGAATCATCAAAATTTTTGTGGCGTCATCCGGCACATCGCCGAATCCTCTTTCATAGTTATGCGTTCCATAAAAATGAGCGTCATCCAACCCAACTATATGGAGTTGAACCCCATCTTTTTCGAGGACCGTTGATTCGTTCAGAAGCATTCGAATTCCATGCGCCTCAAGTTTGGGAACAAACTCGAGGAAATCATGGTTTCCCAATATTCCGTAGCATCCATACTTGCAGCTCAAATCCCTGGTAAGCGCTTTTATCTCTTTAAAGACAGGATAGTAGTTGCCGTGGGTTTGAAATCTAAAGTCTCCGGTAAGCAATGCAACATCGCAATTCAACGCAGAACAGAGTCTGCCCACATGAGAGCCCATCCCTTCAAACACATCGAGATGAAGGTCTGAAAGGTGCAGTATTTTAAACCCATTAAAGGCATTGGGAAAACCAGGCAATTCAACACGGTTGATAACAATCTTGTGGGCTTTTATATTTGAAAACCCTCTATCCCAAGCCCGGAAAAGCTTAACAAGCCAACCAAAAGCGTCAAAAGCCCAATCGAGGTTCTCAAAATGGAAACCTCCCAGACCAGGTCCAAGGACATTTGCAGAATGTTCGACTTGTATCTGAAGTCTATTGGAAACGTAGTCTTTCCCGCAGCGGTCGATTAGATGTTGAAGATCACGCTCTTCCATCTACATTTCCTGTAATTTATCCGTCCGACTGTGCACAGGAAGCTTTCTCCAGGCGTGTCCCGCACATAAATCGGGTCGGGTCATACGAGCGTATTTTGATCCGTTCATGGTTCAACGTCAATTAGATTTGTGGATTTCGATTGAGTTATGGGCGTGTCTAAAAATTGATTGATTTCTCGGCCCATTGTCTTCGCTGCCTGTTCAGTCTGTGCTATAGGGAAAGTATATCAAGCTGAGAGAACAAACAAAATGCCAATTCGCCTTCAACCTAAAGAAAGCGCTTTGGAAAGATACCGACCTTTACACCGGGAGTCGCGCTATTGATGTCCACATTCAACATCTAAGAGCCAAGATAGAAGATAATCCATCGGATCCAGAGCTTATAGTCACCGTCCAGGGTGTCGGCTATATGCTCGAATCTAATTGAGAAGTTACTCTTGAGGGAACAGCCTCCCGAGAGACCACATAAGAAAATGCCAAATCCATTTTTTCAGGAAATGACAAGACTTGGAATCCATATTCAAAGCGCTGGATTCGAAGACTATCTCAGGGACGAATCCAGGTTTACCGGCCACGCTGACGCCTTGATCAGAGCGTCAAACATTTCTGACGTAGCTCTAGTCATGAAGGCATGTAACGACACAGGGACTCCTGTCACGGTCGTTTCAGGAAAAACCTCTCTTACTGGGGCTCCGGTCCCTCTTGGCGGCGTAATACTAGACGTAAAAAAACTAAACTGGATGAGCCGGGACGAGCCGAACAAGGTTGGACCAGGGGCTGTGTTGAAAGAATACAAGGAATTCGTCGATTCGTTGGGTTTATTCTACCCCCCTGATCCTACATCCGAAAGCACGTGCACCATAGGTGGGAACGTAGCCTGTAACGCTTCCGGAGCATTGAGTTATCTCTATGGACCAACTCGTGATTATGTTCAGGGCCTAAAGATTGTCTTACCTACCGGCGCCATTCTGAATCTCGATCGCGAACGAGTTTTCGCCAAAAATGGGATGTTTAGAATCCCAAAGGATCTAATGGATCCAAGTCCTAATGACGACCTGGTAGTTCCGGCTCCATCATGGAAAGCTTCACCGTGGAAGGTTTTAAAAAATTCAGCCGGGTTTTATTCAGCGGACAGCATGGATCTCGTAGATTTGTTCATCGGATCTGAAGGAATACTCGGAGTCTTTGCGCAAATAACTACCAAACTGCTCAAGAGGAGAAGTCCTTTTTTCTCTTTGATCATTTATCTGCCTGATGAGGAAACAGCCGTCCGTTTTGTCCATGTCTTGAATTTGCTGAGGGTTTTAAATTCACCTTTTCCCGAGGATAGCCTCAGCGAATGCAAAAGCCAACAAATTACTCACGAACATTGGTTTAAGGAACTGGATTGTTCAAGATTCCGTTTGATACTACCGTCCTGCATGGAATGGTTCGGGAATTCGACTGCAGAGCTATTGCCGGAAGACCACAAGAAATACCTGAAAAATTCTTATGGAGCGATCTTTGTTGAACAGGAATACGAGAATGAGGAGGAGATGGGCGAGAGCGCATCCCAGTGGGTTGAACTCATAGATTATTTCAATCAATTGCTCGGTAATGGGATAAAAAAGATTCAAACCCAGGTGGCGATTGATGTTAGGGGATCCAGAGCCTTCAGGCTGTTGCGCCAATCTATTCCAGAAAAGTTAAATGAGCTTATACATCCAGGTTTTGTAAAGATAGGGTCTGACTTCTCCGTGCCATCAGAAAGCCTCAAGCAGCTTCTGGACGTGTATGACGAGAAGCTTCCACACTGTATTTCGTATGTCTTTGGCCACATCGGGAACAGTCACCTACACGCCAACATCTTGCCGCAAACAGATGAGGATGAGAAAACAGCGCAGCGGACAATGGATGAAATTGCCGGGGAAGTCGTTTCAATGGGCGGAAGCATAGCGGGCGAGCACGGGATCGGGAAAATCAAGAGTAAATACCTCGAAATGGCGTTAGGCGAGGAAGCGGTCAGGCAGATGAAAAGAATAAAGAGATCTCTTGACCCGCGCAACATACTGAATTGTCATACACTTCTGAGCGATTTGAATTCGTGATCCAGGGGTATGGTCGACTCGTCGAACCATAGTTGTTTGGCAAATGCCCCACTGTTGAGACCGGTATGGTTGGTCGGATTTTTGTAACGACAATTGTAAAAATTTTGCCCACAAAAAAGTAGCCCGTTTTATAAACGGGCCAAAGGAAGGATTAGGTTTGGTTTGTCGCTGGACAGGAATCAATCATTTTATTGATATGTTGTCAAGCTTTTTTAATATTTAATTTAATAAAAAGTAGATCATCTCACAGGCCTTTTTTAGAACATATTGTTTTAGTTAATATTATTTATATAGCATCCAATGGCGTCAGATCTGTTTATTCTCCGCGGTCATGTGAAGGGCGCGCAAGGATCGCGTTGAGGGAAGAGTCTGACTCTTCCCATTCAGCGATCAATAAAATGTTGGTTTTCAGAATACCGAAGGTTATTTGGATGTAGCCCGTTCACAAGCCGATGAACAAAATGGGGCTTCTTCAGGATCAGATACATCACAGACAGGGCACGAACAGACTTCCGGACTATCTGTAGGTTTGCTGAATTGATTTCCCTTTTGTTTAGCCATGTAGTCCTCAATTGCCCTGTGAAGCGCGTCCGCTCCCAGGTTGGAACAATGGTGTTTCTTTTTGGGCAATCCTTCCAGCGCGTCAATTACCGACGCGTTTGTTATCTGCATTGCCTCATCAAGGGTCTTGCCTTTGGCTAATTCACTCACCATGCTGGAAACAGCTATTGCCGCTCCGCAACCGAAAGTCTTGAATTTTACATCTTCCAGGACGTTGTTATTAACTTTGATATAAAACTCCATGATGTCCCCACATGCGGGATTACCTACACTGCCTACACCGTCCGCGTTCGGAATCTCTCCAACGTTCCTGGGGTTTGTAAAATGGTCCATAACTACTTCATTGTACATTTTGACACTCCTGAGTTCTTTTACCGAGCGGCTGTTCAACTAGCAGCCTTGATCCTGCCTGTTTTCTTATATAATGGCGACATATCTCTTAATCTCTGAACAATCGGGGGAAGAATTCGAACTACGTCATCCACGTCTTCATTAGTGTTGTCTGCGCCAAGAGTAAAAAGAAGAGAGCCTTGAGCGGTACCTGCGTCGATTCCCATGGCCAACATTACGTGCGAGACTTTAAGTGATCTGGATATACATGCGGAACCACTTGCTATCTTGACTCCTTCCATATCAAGAAACAGCAACATGGACTCCCCTTCAACGTATCTTACTGTTAGGCTGGCGTTACCTGGTAATCTGTTGGTGGGATGTCCGACCTGACCCACCTCTTCTATTATGGCTGGTATTTCCCTGATCAAACGATCTCGTAGGGGTGTTACATGATTACTTCGATCCTGAATTTTATCAATAGCGATTCCCGCTGCTTTCCCCATTCCTATTATGCCGAGCACATTCTCTGTTCCTGCTCTGTAGCCACCTTCCTGAATTCCCCCGTCAAGTAAGGGAGAGATCTTTGTTCCTTTGCGCACAAAAAGCGCCCCCACCCCATGAGGTCCGTAAAAGGGGTTGGATGCAAGGGATAGCATGTCCACATTGAGGTTCTGGACGTCAACGGGTATTATACCGACAGTGGCGACAGCGTCGGTATGAAACGGCACATTATGTTCTTTCGCAATCTTGCCGATCTCAGCTATAGGTTCAATTGTTCCTATTTCGTTGTTGGCGTGCATGATGGAAATGAGCGCTGTTGAAGGAGTGATCGCTTTCCGGACATCGTCAGGGTCTACTGATCCGTAATTATCCACCGGCAATCTTGTGACCTCGATTCCCATCTTTTCCAAGGCTTTGATGGCGTGCATTATTGAAAAATGCTCTATGGAGGAGGTTATCAGATGGTTACCCTTCGCGCGGTTTGCGAACAAACCTCCTTTTAGGGCCCAATTGTTGGCTTCCGTTCCTCCGGAAGTAAAATATACTTCCTGGGATTTGGCGTTTATTAGCGCTGCAATTTTTTCTCGTGCCTCATCCATCGCATCGGTAACTTCCTCACCCATGCTATGCATGCTTGATGGATTACCGTATTTTTCTTTTAGAAACGGCAACATAGCGTCTACTACTTCCGGGAGTATCGGAGAAGCGGCGACGTGATCCATGTTAATAATTCTCATAACAACCCCCTTGTAAATATCTCATTAAACTCTACCAGCCCTTTAACCTATCTAAATTAGCTAGGTTAAACGTTCATGTCAACAATCATTGTCACTTTGGGTCTACTCAAACTTCTCGTCTTGTCCTACCGGACAAACCACAAAATTTTGGTTATGTTGAAAGCAGTCTTCAAATTACCCTTTAAAGTCCTTTTTCTTCTCTATGTCAATTTGGATGCGGATTTTTCGCGTTGGATGCTCGAAAGTGTTTTATTCGTGAATTTTTGCTGTTCATTGTACAATAATAGTCCTGGAATCCAGGCTTCCTGGAGAACTTTCGAAACACAAGAAGAGTTTTCGTCGGTGTAAAATCATTATGAAATCAACAAGCCTCGAACCTGTCCAGGTATCTTCATTTTGTAACCTTGTAACTGACGCGTCCCACAACGGAATAGTCATCATTGATCGTAACGGTCTGATATTGGTATATAATGAGGCCGCAAGGCGTATCTTTGGAGATGATGATAGGTCCCCGGTCGGACGTCATTTTTCAGAAATTCGGCCCGAGACATGGCCGGACCTGAAAAATATTTTGGAAACGGGCCGTCCTCAACTTGGGAAAAAAATAGTTTTCCCTCAAGCCACCATCATCGCTAACCGTAGTCCCATAACTCTTCACGGAAAGGTTGAAGGAGTCATAAGCGTCTTTCAGGACATTTCCGAATACGAGGCAATGATCTCGGGTCTCCATGGTTACAAGAAACTCCATCGTGAACTCGAAGCGATATTCGAATCCTCATTTGACGGTCTATACATTACTGACGGCAAAGCGAATACAATTCGAGTGAACAATGCTTACGAAAGAATAACCGGCTTAAAAAGAGAAGATCTGATTGGTCGAAAGATGCAGGATCTTGTCGAAGAGGGGGTTTTTGACCATTCCGTGACGCTGGACGTCCTGAAGCAAAGAGGCCAGGTTACGATCATGCAAAAGATCAAGGGTGACAAGCACCTGCTTGTGACTGGAACTCCAATTTTTGATGACGAAAATAAGGTTGCCCTAGTCGTAACCAATGTTCGTGACATAACGCTTTTAAATAATCTCCAATCCCAACTGGAAGAAACCCGCCGCTTGAGTTCCCGCTACTATCAGTCCTTTATGGAACAGGAAAAATTTCAGTACGACCTGCAGGACATAGTGGTTAAGAGCGCCTCTATGTTTCAAACAATACAAAAAGCAATCAAGGTCGCCGCTGTTGATTCGTCGGTGCTACTTTCCGGGGAGTCCGGCGTAGGCAAGAGCATGCTCGCCCGAATTATTCACCTTATCAGCCCGAGAAAGGAAAAGCCTTTTATAAAGATCAACTGCGGAGCCATTCCGGACTCTTTAATAGAAAGTGAGCTTTTCGGGTACACCAAGGGGGCTTTCACCGGCGCGGCCCCTGAGGGCAAGGCGGGGCTTATTGAAGTTGCCCACACTGGGACGGTATTTCTGGACGAGGTCGGTGAATTGACATTGGCGATGCAGGTGAAGCTGCTTGAGGTCATCGAGGAAAAAATGTTCACCCGTCTTGGAGGTACACGGCCGATTTCAGTGGACGTTCGCATTATTGCGGCCACCAATCACGACTTGAAGGAACTTGTTCAGGATGGGCGTTTCCGGGAAGATCTTTACTATAGACTGAATGTAATTCCCATCCATATTCCTCCATTAAGGGACCGTCGCGATGATATTGCGGCTTTGGCCCTGAACAGACTGGAGAAATTCAATCAGTCCTCCAGTCATTACAAACGCTTAGATCCCGCGGCTATGGACCGACTGACGCGCTACGACTACCCGGGAAATGTCCGTGAACTCATAAACATAATGGAACGCATAATGATAATGAGTGACGGTCACCTAATATCCCTTTCCGATATTCCGGAAGAACTCAGAGAATCCGCCTCAACAACTGTAGATCCATTTGAAGAGGGAGTGACCTTGAAGAAAGCGCTGGAAATGATGGAAGGTAGAATAATAGAAGGGGCCCTACGAAAGCACCAGAGTCTTTCCATGACTGCAAGAGCCCTCAATGTGCATCCTACAACGTTGTGGCGCAAGATGGCGAAACTTGGTGTTTCCAAGAATGTTGCAAACCGGAAATGATATTGCAACAATGCAATATAGCGCCATAAGTTATATTTTGAGCCCATAATAAAATCTAACTCAATCCCTACCTGTAGTTTCCTTGCATATTTGCAATATAAATTCCCTCCACTTCTCCGGACATGTCTATGTATTCCGGCTCTGGTCCACACTGCGCTATTGATGGTACATTTATTGCTATCCAGATAGCAAATTCTAGAAAAACCAAGTAACGAGGAGGTGGGTCTATGCTTAAGCGCAAATATTTTTCACTGATACTGCTGCTGTTGTCGGTATTGTTAGTGCTGCCGCTCTCCGTGGACGCACAGGACAAGATTATCAAAATAGGCGCATTGTACCCCATGACCGGTAGAGCCGGCCTATATGGTCTGGATTCGGTCGACGCTGCGGAAATGGCCATTGAAGAAATTAACTCCAAAGGCGGAGTAAATGGGTACAAGATCGAGTTCGTAAACACTGACAGCAAGGCCAAACCCGATTATTCGGTAATGGTCGCCAAACGTTACATCACTCAGGACAAGACGCATTTTCTCTTTGGTGTAGTCAGTTCCGCTGTTGGCTTGGCCGTTACGGAAGTATCCAAGCAATATAAGAAGATATTTATTGGAACGGATCATGCCTCAACCCAGCTCACTACAGATAAATTACAGCCATACTATTTTAGAGTGTCTAACAACACTTTCCAATCCATGGCGGCCGGGGCGCTTTATCTTCAGGAACTGCAGAAAACAAAGCCATGGCAGACCATCGCATACATTGGTCCCGACTATGCGTATGGTCACGATCAGTGGGACGAACTGAAATATAACCTGGACCGTTTTGGCGTAAAGTATAAAGCTGTGGGTGAGTACTGGCCGAAACTTTTCGCTCCAGACTACACAGCCTTTATCACGTCAATTATAAACGATAAACCTGACATTTTGGTGGCAGGTTTTTGGGGCGGAGATACCGTCGCTTTTATCAAGCAGGCCCAGCCTTATGGACTGTTCAAAAAAATGCTTTATTTTCATCCGGACGCGGGCGGAAACTACGAACTTATGGCCGCAATGGGCGCCGACCTACCCCAGGGACTCGTGCTCAGCGCCCGGCATCACAACAATTGGCCCGACACAGAGCTTAACAGGGAATACGTGAAGAAGTTCTTTCAACGGACGGGTCGCTACCCAACCTATGCGGCTGAGGGCGCATATGCTGGAATATATGCTATTGCGGAGGCTGTGAAGAAGGTCGGTAACCCTGATGACACCGAAGCCCTTGTAAAGGCGCTCGAAGGATTGAAAATTAAACTGCCTGAAGATCCGGAAGGTTTTACTTCCTACATTGACCCTGCGACACACCAGGTTGTCCAAGTACAAGCAATTGGCGTCACTATGCCGAATGACAAGTTTCCTCCAGCCAAACTCATGCTGGGAGACTGGAAGGTTTACAAAGCTGAAGATCTCCTTCCTCCGAAGGAATATATCGAGAAACTGAAAAAGAAATAGATTACAGCCAATTGGTTAGCAACGGATGCGGACTGTCCATACGTCCGCATCCATATATGAGAGTTCGTAATGGACCTTTCGTTCATAGTGATGCAATTTCTGAGCGGGTTGATGATGGCTACTCTGTTGTTCCTCGTAGCCAGTGGACTCACCCTAATTTTTGGCGTGGGAAATGTTTTCAACTTCTCCCATGGATCCTTTTATATGATTGGGGCTTATCTGGCCTACCAGGCGGTTTCTGTCTGGCACACCAACTTTTGGGCCTCGGTAATCTTTGCCGCTTTAGGGGCCGGAGTTCTGGGTATGCTGGCTGAGGCGTTGTTCCTCCGTCGCATTTATGGGCGTTCCGATGAAGGGGGCTTTCAGATCCTTCTGACCTATTCATTTATCCTCGTAATTGACGACGTAGTAAAACTGGTGTGGGGAACTGAGTACAAGTCTCTGGCGCGACCTACAGGGTTCACTGGAGCCGTGGATATAGGGGGATTGACCATTCCCGCCTATAACCTTGCAATTATAGGGATCGGGCTCC
This portion of the Desulfomonilaceae bacterium genome encodes:
- a CDS encoding ABC transporter substrate-binding protein, coding for MLKRKYFSLILLLLSVLLVLPLSVDAQDKIIKIGALYPMTGRAGLYGLDSVDAAEMAIEEINSKGGVNGYKIEFVNTDSKAKPDYSVMVAKRYITQDKTHFLFGVVSSAVGLAVTEVSKQYKKIFIGTDHASTQLTTDKLQPYYFRVSNNTFQSMAAGALYLQELQKTKPWQTIAYIGPDYAYGHDQWDELKYNLDRFGVKYKAVGEYWPKLFAPDYTAFITSIINDKPDILVAGFWGGDTVAFIKQAQPYGLFKKMLYFHPDAGGNYELMAAMGADLPQGLVLSARHHNNWPDTELNREYVKKFFQRTGRYPTYAAEGAYAGIYAIAEAVKKVGNPDDTEALVKALEGLKIKLPEDPEGFTSYIDPATHQVVQVQAIGVTMPNDKFPPAKLMLGDWKVYKAEDLLPPKEYIEKLKKK
- a CDS encoding branched-chain amino acid ABC transporter permease yields the protein MDLSFIVMQFLSGLMMATLLFLVASGLTLIFGVGNVFNFSHGSFYMIGAYLAYQAVSVWHTNFWASVIFAALGAGVLGMLAEALFLRRIYGRSDEGGFQILLTYSFILVIDDVVKLVWGTEYKSLARPTGFTGAVDIGGLTIPAYNLAIIGIGLLVVFMAWLILSRTRPGRIARAAALDREMLGSMGVNVPLVMTLVFGIATAMGGFAGALAAPLRSVSPGAGIEVIIDSLIVVVIGGMGNFWGAWLGALILGEVNSFAVATVPDWASLFNYLVMALTLIFKPEGLFASRKIRKV